One Watersipora subatra chromosome 4, tzWatSuba1.1, whole genome shotgun sequence genomic window carries:
- the LOC137393407 gene encoding protein ILRUN-like — protein MNFLKMDVDNDIDGQLMQQFLSMGTQDREVLVSEFQRLLGNQLNPEACTFFLDMNNWNLQAAIGSYYDYEQQTDLIPLPSMSFVKDVTIGEGESVRPNVNFIKTWRIKNTGLNSWPSGCCLKFIMGYQLGSREKVAVDALAAGNESDVSVPMVSPSTDGMYHGQWRMSTSTGTLFGDTIWVILQVSETGVLDITQEMSRCGGDLGNSRSTPMTNIDETYNPFKSPHKSTLHSCEGNTLLTCTSMPSIVDSAAVICSTTNSTTAVSTATSSLSPITTSSFNGASCPINYQIKEEDMQ, from the exons ATGAACTTTCTAAAAATGGATGTCGACAATGATATTGACGGTCAACTAATGCAACAATTTCTTTCCATGGGAACTCAGGATCGAGAAGTTTTAGTATCCGAATTTCAACGTTTACTAGGAAATCAACTGAATCCTGAAGCGTGTACATTTTTTCTTGATATGAACAATTG GAATCTGCAAGCTGCCATCGGTTCCTACTATGATTACGAACAGCAAACTGATCTGATTCCTCTTCCTTCCATGTCCTTTGTTAAAGATGTTACCATTGGGGAAGGTGAATCCGTACGACCCAATGTTAACTTTATCAAAACATGGCGAATAAAAAACACAG GCTTAAACTCTTGGCCATCCGGATGCTGCCTAAAGTTTATTATGGGTTACCAGCTCGGAAGTCGAGAAAAGGTTGCAGTGGATGCACTAGCCGCAGGCAATGAATCTGATGTAAGCGTGCCTATGGTAAGCCCAAGTACAGACGGCATGTATCATGGCCAATGGCGTATGTCCACTTCGACTGGCACTCTCTTTGGTG ATACTATCTGGGTGATACTTCAAGTCTCAGAGACCGGCGTGTTGGATATAACTCAAGAAATGTCAAGATGTGGGGGTGACTTGGGAAATTCTAGATCAACTCCTATGACAAATATAGATGAAACCTATAATCCATTTAAATCTCCCCATAAAAGTACATTACATTCATGTGAAGGCAACACATTATTAACGTGCACTTCGATGCCTAGTATAGTTGACAGTGCAGCAGTCATATGCTCCACGACAAATTCGACGACTGCCGTGTCTACCGCCACTAGCAGCCTTTCTCCTATCACAACCTCGTCATTTAATGGCGCTTCTTGTCCCATTAATTATCAGATAAAG GAAGAAGATATGCAATAG
- the LOC137393923 gene encoding cylicin-2-like, with protein sequence MAETVDKLIKLIQLRQEEAQQRDENKSKLDKNKSKLDKNKNKNKSKLDKNKSKLDKSKLDKNKSKLNKNKSKLDKNKSKLDKNKSKLDKNKSKLDKNKSKLDKNKSKLDKNKSKLDKNKSKLDKNKSKLDKNKSKLDKNKSKLDKNKSKLDKNKSKLDKNKSKLDKNKSKLDKNKSKLDKNKSKLDKNKSKLDKNKSKLDKNKSKLDENRKLIELIILEEVKG encoded by the exons ATGGCAGAGACAGTTGACAAACTGATTAAGCTGATCCAGTTACGGCAAGAAGAAGCTCAACAGCGAGAcgagaacaagagcaagctagacaagaacaagagcaagctagacaagaacaaga acaagaacaaaagcaagctagacaagaacaagagcaagctagacaagagcaagctagacaagaacaagagtaaGCTGAACAAGAACAAGAGTAAGCTGGACAAGAACAAAAGTAAGCTGGACAAGAACAAGAGTAAGCTGGACAAGAACAAGAGTAAGCTGGACAAGAACAAGAGTAAGCTGGACAAGAACAAGAGTAAGCTGGACAAGAACAAGAGTAAGCTGGACAAGAACAAGAGTAAGCTGGACAAGAACAAGAGTAAGCTGGACAAGAACAAGAGTAAGCTGGACAAGAACAAGAGTAAGCTGGACAAGAACAAGAGTAAGCTGGACAAGAACAAGAGTAAGCTGGACAAGAACAAGAGTAAGCTGGACAAGAACAAGAGTAAGCTGGACAAGAACAAGAGTAAGCTGGACAAGAACAAGAGTAAGCTGGACAAGAACAAGAGTAAGCTGGACAAGAACAAGAGTAAGCTGGACAAGAACAAGAGTAAGCTGGACGAAAATAGAAAACTAATAGAACTAATAATTCTGGAagaagttaaaggttga
- the LOC137393922 gene encoding uncharacterized protein: protein MSFGSSPSTLQVVPLKHIIPQLVLQSTVEAVKLSTILKSELNIDTAKGYFWSDSAITLGYIENSEARHPMFADNRIEKICNNSNIDQWNDVPGISNPADILSRGTDIIELLQSAWRSEPSFLSNSDITMYLKNKSDYTNIPKDGPAIKRPKNALETTTTGINSMSQILQKFSSWSELVKAIDNAKKMLNIRNWKRPELSPADLLQVKHIVKLSQLDC from the coding sequence ATGAGTTTTGGGTCAAGCCCAAGTACACTGCAGGTAGTTCCTCTGAAACATATCATCCCTCAATTAGTGTTGCAATCAACTGTAGAAGCGGTTAAGCTCAGCACAATACTCAAATCAGAATTGAACATAGACACAGCTAAGGGGTATTTCTGGTCAGATTCTGCTATAACTTTGGGCTATATCGAAAACAGCGAAGCTCGACACCCCATGTTTGCGGACAACAGAATAGAAAAGATTTGTAACAACTCTAACATTGATCAATGGAATGATGTGCCAGGAATAAGCAACCCAGCTGACATTCTGTCAAGAGGAACAGACATAATCGAGCTCTTACAGTCCGCCTGGCGGAGTGAACCGAGTTTCTTGTCAAACTCAGACATAACCATGTACCTGAAAAACAAGTCCGACTATACAAACATACCTAAAGATGGCCCAGCGATAAAAAGGCCCAAGAATGCTCTTGAAACAACTACAACTGGCATTAATAGTATGTCTCAAATCCTTCAAAAGTTTAGTTCATGGTCAGAGCTTGTCAAAGCCATTGATAATGCCAAGAAAATGCTAAACATTAGAAATTGGAAAAGGCCAGAGCTTTCACCTGCAGATCTGTTACAGGTAAAACACATAGTAAAATTATCCCAACTGGACTGTTGA